In a single window of the Necator americanus strain Aroian chromosome X, whole genome shotgun sequence genome:
- a CDS encoding hypothetical protein (NECATOR_CHRX.G23330.T2), whose translation MDYETLRTILKAQTKAQQQMFTELMKRMGKMASASDPAVPTAPVATVEFVTNSLSTLEPPEFVYDPENGCTIEVWYNRYEDVISKDGATLDDAAKARLIVSKLDAVTYARFTKHILPKRACDVPLTDTVAVLKELFGHNVSVFTGRYAFLKTQRKEGRLRDYTGLVNQRHVMAELNDVTPEQMKCLVWICGLVALQDADVRARALRKMEDNPQTTLKELAAEVQHFLDIRQDATLLERSSVPHVNIVDSQKSRNCFRCGANHWSRDCSFVNNRCHDCRHSGHKRGFCKNFPEKKKRIAKQKRKSANTVTIASTRADVAVNRIYRRVQIDGKTVRMRLDTGAGVTLLSTADWTAMGRPKLQSPHLTLKSTNNEPINVRGCYECNFIIDGHRRYARATVLPLEKRLHLQHLFKDTQHLEFFSRNAPEEEVPSSLRSWTRMLYKVKG comes from the exons ATGGACTATGAAACTCTGCGTACCATCTTGAAAGCCCAAACCAAGGCTCAGCAGCAAATGTTCACTGAGCTGATGAAGCGTATGGGAAAGATGGCCTCTGCTTCAGACCCAGCCGTCCCAACAGCACCCGTCGCCACGGTCGAATTCGTCACAAATTCTCTATCGACACTCGAGCCGCCTGAGTTCGTGTACGATCCGGAAAATGGGTGTACAATCGAGGTCTGGTACAACCGCTACGAGGATGTAATCTCAAAGGACGGTGCTACGTTGGACGACGCAGCAAAAGCTCGACTAATCGTCTCTAAACTCGACGCCGTCACATATGCCCGTTTCACGAAACATATTCTCCCTAAAAGAGCATGCGATGTTCCCTTAACGGACACCGTGGCTGTTCTGAAGGAATTGTTCGGACATAATGTGTCAGTATTCACGGGACGCTACGCTTTCCTCAAAACACAGCGAAAGGAGGGACGTCTCCGCGACTACACCGGATTGGTCAATCAGCGCCATGTCATGGCTGAGCTCAATGACGTCACACCTGAGCAGATGAAATGCCTCGTATGGATATGTGGACTTGTCGCCCTGCAAGATGCCGATGTTCGCGCTCGTGCCCTTCGCAAGATGGAGGACAACCCTCAAACTACGCTAAAGGAGCTTGCTGCCGAAGTTCAGCACTTTCTCGACATTCGTCAGGATGCCACACTCCTCGAACGATCAAGTGTACCGCACGTCAACATCGTGGATTCGCAAAAGAGTCGAAATTGTTTTCGGTGCGGAGCCAATCACTGGTCTAGAGACTGCTCATTCGTAAACAACAGATGCCACGACTGCAGACACTCTGGACACAAGCGAggattctgcaaaaatttcccggAAAAGAAGAAGCGGATTGCGAAGCAGAAGCGGAAATCTGCCAACACCGTCACCATAGCTTCCACTCGTGCTGACGTCGCTGTAAACCGCATCTACCGTAGAGTGCAGATTGATGGGAAGACAGTACGCATGCGCCTTGATACTGGAGCAGGCGTAACATTGCTGAGCACAGCAGACTGGACCGCTATGGGTCGACCGAAGCTGCAATCACCCCATCTGACGCTGAAGTCTACCAACAACGAACCGATCAACGTTCGTGGATGCTACGAATGCAACTTCATCATTGATGGCCATCGAAGATATG CACGAGCCACTGTTCTGCCACTTGAGAAAAGGCTCCATCTGCAACATCTCTTCAAGGACACTCAGCACCTTGAATTCTTCTCTCGCAACGCACCTGAGGAAGAAGTTCCCAGCAGTCTTCGCTCCTGGACTAGGATGTTGTACAAAGTCAAAGGTTGA
- a CDS encoding hypothetical protein (NECATOR_CHRX.G23330.T1) — protein MDYETLRTILKAQTKAQQQMFTELMKRMGKMASASDPAVPTAPVATVEFVTNSLSTLEPPEFVYDPENGCTIEVWYNRYEDVISKDGATLDDAAKARLIVSKLDAVTYARFTKHILPKRACDVPLTDTVAVLKELFGHNVSVFTGRYAFLKTQRKEGRLRDYTGLVNQRHVMAELNDVTPEQMKCLVWICGLVALQDADVRARALRKMEDNPQTTLKELAAEVQHFLDIRQDATLLERSSVPHVNIVDSQKSRNCFRCGANHWSRDCSFVNNRCHDCRHSGHKRGFCKNFPEKKKRIAKQKRKSANTVTIASTRADVAVNRIYRRVQIDGKTVRMRLDTGAGVTLLSTADWTAMGRPKLQSPHLTLKSTNNEPINVRGCYECNFIIDGHRRYGTCHVADTPSLLGLDWMAQHEPLFCHLRKGSICNISSRTLSTLNSSLATHLRKKFPAVFAPGLGCCTKSKVELALKPKSKPVFLKARPVPYAAIPRISTEIDRLVSIHVLELITQNGQHPSSSFRRKMDRSASAQTTQPD, from the coding sequence ATGGACTATGAAACTCTGCGTACCATCTTGAAAGCCCAAACCAAGGCTCAGCAGCAAATGTTCACTGAGCTGATGAAGCGTATGGGAAAGATGGCCTCTGCTTCAGACCCAGCCGTCCCAACAGCACCCGTCGCCACGGTCGAATTCGTCACAAATTCTCTATCGACACTCGAGCCGCCTGAGTTCGTGTACGATCCGGAAAATGGGTGTACAATCGAGGTCTGGTACAACCGCTACGAGGATGTAATCTCAAAGGACGGTGCTACGTTGGACGACGCAGCAAAAGCTCGACTAATCGTCTCTAAACTCGACGCCGTCACATATGCCCGTTTCACGAAACATATTCTCCCTAAAAGAGCATGCGATGTTCCCTTAACGGACACCGTGGCTGTTCTGAAGGAATTGTTCGGACATAATGTGTCAGTATTCACGGGACGCTACGCTTTCCTCAAAACACAGCGAAAGGAGGGACGTCTCCGCGACTACACCGGATTGGTCAATCAGCGCCATGTCATGGCTGAGCTCAATGACGTCACACCTGAGCAGATGAAATGCCTCGTATGGATATGTGGACTTGTCGCCCTGCAAGATGCCGATGTTCGCGCTCGTGCCCTTCGCAAGATGGAGGACAACCCTCAAACTACGCTAAAGGAGCTTGCTGCCGAAGTTCAGCACTTTCTCGACATTCGTCAGGATGCCACACTCCTCGAACGATCAAGTGTACCGCACGTCAACATCGTGGATTCGCAAAAGAGTCGAAATTGTTTTCGGTGCGGAGCCAATCACTGGTCTAGAGACTGCTCATTCGTAAACAACAGATGCCACGACTGCAGACACTCTGGACACAAGCGAggattctgcaaaaatttcccggAAAAGAAGAAGCGGATTGCGAAGCAGAAGCGGAAATCTGCCAACACCGTCACCATAGCTTCCACTCGTGCTGACGTCGCTGTAAACCGCATCTACCGTAGAGTGCAGATTGATGGGAAGACAGTACGCATGCGCCTTGATACTGGAGCAGGCGTAACATTGCTGAGCACAGCAGACTGGACCGCTATGGGTCGACCGAAGCTGCAATCACCCCATCTGACGCTGAAGTCTACCAACAACGAACCGATCAACGTTCGTGGATGCTACGAATGCAACTTCATCATTGATGGCCATCGAAGATATGGTACTTGCCATGTAGCCGACACGCCGTCGCTGTTGGGCTTAGACTGGATGGCCCAGCACGAGCCACTGTTCTGCCACTTGAGAAAAGGCTCCATCTGCAACATCTCTTCAAGGACACTCAGCACCTTGAATTCTTCTCTCGCAACGCACCTGAGGAAGAAGTTCCCAGCAGTCTTCGCTCCTGGACTAGGATGTTGTACAAAGTCAAAGGTTGAACTCGCTCTGAAGCCTAAATCCAAACCTGTCTTCCTGAAGGCTCGCCCGGTGCCCTATGCTGCTATTCCAAGGATTTCAACCGAAATCGATCGGCTTGTGTCTATACATGTGCTGGAGTTGATCACTCAGAATGGGCAGCACCCATCGTCGtcgttcagaagaaaaatggatcgaTCCGCCTCTGCGCAGACTACTCAACCGGACTGA
- a CDS encoding hypothetical protein (NECATOR_CHRX.G23331.T2): MGSTHRRRSEEKWIDPPLRRLLNRTERCTGTKPASASNYRGHFHETQRRTLRFTVRLGRSISPTGSERRLNRFKQLPFGVKPAPGIFQQCLDVLIAGLDGTASYLNDILVTGRTIDEHNARLEAVLKRIQDYRFRVRLDKCAFLQTKITYLGFVINAQGRPPPPFPPIPILERSKLSRRCPLRRTSVNFALFWDSISTETSSRISTIYALLWTLTKKDVVYTWTPECQSSFDNIKAILSSHLLLTHFDPILPIIVAADASNYGMGATLSHRFADGCEKAIYHASRCLTQPQKNYRQIETETLALIFAMQKFHRFKDFGQVDALSRFVSSQSSLPEDYVIASIDADVISEFSGNWRHLSVCAESIRTATQADRLIQLVINYTKSGNWPEVSSVALLQS, from the coding sequence ATGGGCAGCACCCATCGTCGtcgttcagaagaaaaatggatcgaTCCGCCTCTGCGCAGACTACTCAACCGGACTGAACGATGCACTGGAACAAAACCAGCATCCGCTTCCAACTACAGAGGACACTTTCACGAAACTCAACGCAGGACGCTACGTTTCACAGTTCGACTTGGCCGAAGCATATCTCCAACTGGAAGTGAACGACGTCTCAATCGCTTCAAGCAACTACCATTTGGAGTGAAACCAGCTCCTGGTATATTCCAACAATGTTTGGATGTTCTTATTGCTGGATTAGATGGAACTGCCTCGTATCTTAATGACATATTGGTTACTGGTAGAACCATCGACGAACACAATGCCCGACTAGAGGCCGTACTCAAGCGGATTCAAGACTACAGATTCCGTGTTCGACTCGACAAATGTGCTTTCCTGCAGACGAAGATCACCTACCTTGGGTTCGTCATAAACGCACAAGgacgaccccccccccccttccccccCATTCCGATCCTGGAAAGATCAAAGCTATCCAGAAGATGCCCGCTCCGAAGGACGTCAGTCAACTTCGCTCTTTTCTGGGACTCAATTTCTACGGAAACTTCGTCAAggatctccacaatctacgcgCTCCTTTGGACACTTACGAAAAAAGATGTTGTCTACACATGGACACCGGAGTGCCAGTCTTCTTTCGACAATATTAAGGCAATCCTAAGCTCGCATCTCCTGTTGACCCATTTTGACCCAATTCTCCCGATCATCGTTGCCGCTGATGCTTCAAATTACGGAATGGGAGCAACCCTCTCACATCGCTTCGCAGATGGATGCGAGAAGGCCATTTATCACGCAAGCCGTTGCCTGACACAACCACAGAAGAACTACAGGCAGATTGAAACGGAAACACTCGCTCTTATTTTCGCCATGCAGAAGTTCCATCGTTTCAAGGATTTCGGCCAAGTGGACGCTCTTTCACGTTTCGTCTCGTCACAATCATCGTTGCCGGAGGACTACGTGATCGCATCAATAGATGCTGATGTCATTTCCGAGTTCTCAGGGAACTGGCGTCATCTTTCAGTATGCGCCGAATCCATTCGGACTGCTACGCAAGCCGATCGTCTTATCCAGCTTGTGATCAACTATACGAAGTCTGGAAACTGGCCCGAGGTCTCTTCTGTGGCACTACTACAATCGTAG
- a CDS encoding hypothetical protein (NECATOR_CHRX.G23331.T1), whose amino-acid sequence MGATLSHRFADGCEKAIYHASRCLTQPQKNYRQIETETLALIFAMQKFHRFKDFGQVDALSRFVSSQSSLPEDYVIASIDADVISEFSGNWRHLSVCAESIRTATQADRLIQLVINYTKSGNWPEVSSVALLQS is encoded by the coding sequence ATGGGAGCAACCCTCTCACATCGCTTCGCAGATGGATGCGAGAAGGCCATTTATCACGCAAGCCGTTGCCTGACACAACCACAGAAGAACTACAGGCAGATTGAAACGGAAACACTCGCTCTTATTTTCGCCATGCAGAAGTTCCATCGTTTCAAGGATTTCGGCCAAGTGGACGCTCTTTCACGTTTCGTCTCGTCACAATCATCGTTGCCGGAGGACTACGTGATCGCATCAATAGATGCTGATGTCATTTCCGAGTTCTCAGGGAACTGGCGTCATCTTTCAGTATGCGCCGAATCCATTCGGACTGCTACGCAAGCCGATCGTCTTATCCAGCTTGTGATCAACTATACGAAGTCTGGAAACTGGCCCGAGGTCTCTTCTGTGGCACTACTACAATCGTAG
- a CDS encoding hypothetical protein (NECATOR_CHRX.G23332.T1) has protein sequence MESDIEKLVKTCPRCASVAKDPIKSELHSWPKPHSPWTRVHADFAGPMEERYYLLIVDAYSKWPEIVQMSSISSTTTIQAMKCIFAKFGNPETLVTDNGTQFTSFQFTSFCRSRGILHIRTPLFHPQSKRQAERFVDTFKRGLAKLKGEEPTVGALQTFLMAYRSTSCPSTPDQRSPAEAFLGRRLRTELDLMLPFRDLTNSTRNVKMESQFSRPNGARCRGFEINDAIFAKECRGQKPTWTPGFIARRVGNTTYTVRCGNELWTRHVNQLRLMIGTTATNTFLDMFDLSLLDPASRVMMQRRLPTRLNDRNVLDDPVCRLQVDP, from the coding sequence ATGGAATCGGACATCGAAAAACTCGTCAAGACCTGCCCAAGATGTGCATCCGTGGCAAAGGATCCGATCAAGTCTGAACTACATTCATGGCCGAAACCACACTCGCCCTGGACTCGAGTTCATGCTGATTTCGCTGGACCGATGGAAGAACGATACTATCTACTTATCGTGGACGCCTATTCCAAGTGGCCGGAAATCGTCCAGATGTCCTCGATCTCCTCAACGACTACCATCCAAGCAATGAAGTGCATCTTTGCCAAGTTTGGAAATCCAGAGACGCTCGTCACGGACAACGGAACGCAGTTCACGTCGTTTCAGTTCACTTCATTCTGCCGTTCCCGAGGAATTTTGCACATTCGCACGCCGCTATTCCATCCACAGAGCAAAAGACAAGCAGAACGCTTTGTGGACACCTTCAAAAGAGGACTTGCCAAGCTGAAGGGGGAGGAACCAACAGTGGGCGCACTACAGACGTTTCTGATGGCATATCGTTCCACTTCTTGCCCGTCTACACCGGATCAGCGTTCTCCTGCCGAAGCCTTCCTGGGACGCCGACTACGAACGGAACTCGATCTAATGTTACCTTTTAGAGATCTCACAAACAGTACACGAAATGTCAAAATGGAATCTCAGTTCAGTCGTCCAAATGGAGCACGATGCCGCGGCTTTGAGATCAACGACGCGATTTTTGCCAAGGAATGTCGAGGACAGAAACCTACTTGGACTCCCGGTTTCATCGCACGCCGTGTTGGAAACACAACCTACACTGTTCGCTGTGGAAACGAGTTATGGACTCGGCACGTAAACCAGTTGCGACTCATGATCGGTACAACTGCGACTAACACTTTCTTGGATATGTTCGACCTATCGCTACTCGACCCCGCGAGCAGGGTCATGATGCAACGCCGACTGCCGACTCGTCTCAACGACCGCAACGTCTTAGACGACCCCGTTTGCCGACTACAGGTGGACCCATGA
- a CDS encoding hypothetical protein (NECATOR_CHRX.G23333.T1) gives MTGLIYNRPKEPLIFLETAIAQIRTNPKEELTWDMFIDRGKVDILSELEVSPKISSGGNEERSNSVIRTHPNDVRKSVINTAERSKKFKHKEKEKEENQVSLRNIEDTQVPTPEMGRAQRSPSVMKAAEVAHIPHVPVILFIGGPGGGKTRHAARVASALADQGLIHICMPDMIRSALAKYKDQYSEWKTAHEHYLRAIAKLLPINGEPDLCKDVNVKSSSSIFEL, from the exons ATGACGGGCCTAATCTATAATAGACCGAAGGAACCGTTGATTTTCCTGGAAACTGCAATTGCTCAAATTCGTACCAATCCAAAGGAAGAGCTGACGTGGGATATGTTCATTGATCGCGGAAAAGTGGACATTTTGT cCGAATTAGAAGTTTCTCCGAAAATATCAAGCGGAGGCAACGAAGAGAGATCAAACAGCGTTATTCGCACTCACCCTAACGACGTCAGAAAAAGTGTTAT TAATACAGCTGAACGATCCAAGAAATTCAAGcacaaggaaaaagagaaagaagaaaaccaagTTTCCCTAAGGAATATTGAAGACACGCAGGTACCAACGCCGGAGATGGGGAGAGCACAGCGGTCACCTTCTGTAATGAAAGCAGCAGAAGTCGCTCATATCCCCCACGTGCCAGTTATACTGTTCATTG GTGGACCAGGAGGAGGCAAAACACGACATGCTGCAAGAGTAGCCAGCGCACTAGCTGACCAAGGCTTAATTCATATTTGCATGCCAGATATGATAag gAGCGCCCTTGCAAAATATAAAGACCAATACTCAGAATGGAAGACTGCCCATGAACACTATCTACGAG CTATTGCAAAGCTTCTGCCCATTAATGGAGAACCCGACCTTTGCAAGGATGTTAATGTCAAAAGTTCGTCATCCATTTTTGAGTTGTAG
- a CDS encoding hypothetical protein (NECATOR_CHRX.G23333.T2), with amino-acid sequence MKQSASEAQKNIRDILRKIDFNPTKSQLSDRNPIARGQTFKDLWIRNSQGLMTGLIYNRPKEPLIFLETAIAQIRTNPKEELTWDMFIDRGKVDILSELEVSPKISSGGNEERSNSVIRTHPNDVRKSVINTAERSKKFKHKEKEKEENQVSLRNIEDTQVPTPEMGRAQRSPSVMKAAEVAHIPHVPVILFIGGPGGGKTRHAARVASALADQGLIHICMPDMIRSALAKYKDQYSEWKTAHEHYLRGSVNFTSL; translated from the exons ATGAAGCAATCGGCCTCTGAAGCACAGAAAAACATCAGGGATATACTGAGGAAGATAGACTTTAATCCAACCAAATCCCAGCTCTCCGATCGAAATCCCATTGCGCGCGGTCAAACATTTAAAGACCTCTGGATACGAAACAGTCAG GGTCTCATGACGGGCCTAATCTATAATAGACCGAAGGAACCGTTGATTTTCCTGGAAACTGCAATTGCTCAAATTCGTACCAATCCAAAGGAAGAGCTGACGTGGGATATGTTCATTGATCGCGGAAAAGTGGACATTTTGT cCGAATTAGAAGTTTCTCCGAAAATATCAAGCGGAGGCAACGAAGAGAGATCAAACAGCGTTATTCGCACTCACCCTAACGACGTCAGAAAAAGTGTTAT TAATACAGCTGAACGATCCAAGAAATTCAAGcacaaggaaaaagagaaagaagaaaaccaagTTTCCCTAAGGAATATTGAAGACACGCAGGTACCAACGCCGGAGATGGGGAGAGCACAGCGGTCACCTTCTGTAATGAAAGCAGCAGAAGTCGCTCATATCCCCCACGTGCCAGTTATACTGTTCATTG GTGGACCAGGAGGAGGCAAAACACGACATGCTGCAAGAGTAGCCAGCGCACTAGCTGACCAAGGCTTAATTCATATTTGCATGCCAGATATGATAag gAGCGCCCTTGCAAAATATAAAGACCAATACTCAGAATGGAAGACTGCCCATGAACACTATCTACGAGGTTCAGttaattttacttctttgTAA
- a CDS encoding hypothetical protein (NECATOR_CHRX.G23334.T2) — translation MAKASHALQKGAVVQHTAKTHNLKGQLPEGSMEPLATTIRFVTLNCRTLSSELQQAALPRLLRYLCVPFAALQETRMRDRPVISIENYTIYCGDADENKVGSCAIAVRNDYNLVEEFGSTSSRCAFLRLRDRRGRKLWIASAHAPTETEDNKKDAFYDELNALMSKIPSQQVVIVGIDANAKMGLQQQSDVLGKWYYAAERTSDNGDRLVDLCEHTGLIIASTFKENRRRHQLKWQGSTILTPEEQRKRKKRTLKLQLDYVLPRNIPQSDIRKSRAVLDVAFDSDHRLKDEECRTKFRQRVSIHVGVRTRKKLSDADFFTKCVQDAARRKLQKDRDNEWTSRPMEFEKAWEDRNPRKAYAVLKQYSGEMKRCSPVLNTADGIAVGEATLPIWREHFKTLLNRQAPSARELEHAHRSTYAVNEEPPNESEVLVCIQKMKSGKSGGDDGISAEMLKYLLPPGIREMTMIIHSIWIDERIPDSRRHAIIIPLHKKLSVTDPRNYRRISLLRVMNKVLKRIILDRLIKHREETTRDEQAGFRLGRSTIDQVFIVRRVLEIWQRYSKPMQLAFLDFEAAFDFPHRGRLFNALRADGAPGKFVRLLDDMNQRTTAAVRTPARCTTPFEVVTGVRQGAVAGPFLFNFAIDDIMPRTVDQCPADIVLAPSGCPLTNLGYADDVVIFAESSMKLQHVVNLVSKLCSVRTMPTP, via the exons atggcgaaagcttcccatgcattgcaaaaaggtgctgtcgtccagcacaccgccaaaacccataacctgaaaggtcaactgcctgaagggagcatggaacctttggcaacaaccattcgtttcgtcacgctgaactgtcgaacactatcgagtgaactccagcAAGCCGCTCTacccagacttctgcgatatctctgtgtgccttttgctgcactgcaggaaacacgcatgagggatcggcccgtcatcagcatcgaaaattacaccatatactgcggcgatgctgatgagaacaaagtaggtagctgcgcgatagctgtgaggaacgattacaacctggtggaggaatttggctcaacgtcgtctagatgcgcctttctacgactgcgggatcgcaggggacgtaaactctggatcgcaagtgctcacgcacctacggaaactgAGGACAACAAAAAGGatgccttctatgatgaattgaatgcgttgatgtctaaaataccaagccagcaggtggtcattgtcggaatcgacgcaaatgcgaagatgggactccaacagcaatccgatgtgctaggaaaatggtactacgcagcggagcgcacgtcggacaacggtgaccgtctggtcgacttgtgcgaacacacgggcctcatcatcgcttccacgtttaaggaGAATcgtcgacgccatcagctcaagTGGCAAGGATCAACcattttaacgcctgaagagcagcgcaagcgaaagaagaggactcttaaacttcagctcgactacgttctgccgaggaacattcctcagtcagatatccgaaaatctagagctgttttgGACGttgcgttcgactctgaccacc gtctgaaagacgaagaatgcagaacgaaattccgccaacgtgtgtctattcatgttggtgtacggaccaggaagaagcttagcgatgcggatttcttcacaaagtgtgtccaggacgctgcaag aaggaaactgcaaaaagaccgcgataacgagtggacgtcaagaccgatggagtttgagaaggcgtgggaggacaggaacccgcggaaagcctacgctgtactaaaacagtatagcggcgaaatgaaaagatgttcccctgtcctcaacactgccgaTGGgatagctgtcggtgaagcaacccttccaatttggagggaacacttcaagaccttgctgaaccggcaagcaccgtcagctcgTGAACTCGAGCACGCTCATAGgtcgacatatgcggttaacgaggagccaccgaacgagtcggaggtcctggtctgtattcagaaaatgaagagtggaaaatctggtggagacgacgggattagcgcagaaatgctaaaatatctgcTTCCGCCTGgtattcgtgagatgacaatgATCATccattcaatatggatagacgaaaggatacctgactcgcggagacacgctatcataattccccttcacaagaagttatccgtcacggacccaaggaattatcgaagaatctctttgctgcgtgttatgaaCAAGGTACTGAAGCGCATTATCCtagaccgactcattaaacatcgcgaagaaacaacgcgcgacgagcaagctggctttcgtcttggccgatctacgattgatcaggtgttcatcgtcaggagagtgctcgaaatctggcagcggtattcgaagccaatgcaactagcgtttctggactttgaagccgcgttcgactttcctcaccgaggccgtcttttcaacgcgcttcgcgccgatggagcaccaggaaagttcgttcgcttgcttgatgacatgaatcaacgaacaactgctgcagttcgaacaccagccagatgtacaacaccgtttgaagtggtaactggagtaagacaaggggcggtggcaggacccttcctgttcaattttgccatcgacgacattatgccaagaacagtcgaccagtgtcctgccgacattgtcttagcaccatcagggtgccccttgactaaCCTCgggtacgccgacgatgttgttatattcgcggaaagcagtatgaaacttcaacatgttgtcaaccttgtatcgaagctctGCAGCGTACGAACTatgcctacgccctga
- a CDS encoding hypothetical protein (NECATOR_CHRX.G23334.T1) — MAKASHALQKGAVVQHTAKTHNLKGQLPEGSMEPLATTIRFVTLNCRTLSSELQQAALPRLLRYLCVPFAALQETRMRDRPVISIENYTIYCGDADENKVGSCAIAVRNDYNLVEEFGSTSSRCAFLRLRDRRGRKLWIASAHAPTETEDNKKDAFYDELNALMSKIPSQQVVIVGIDANAKMGLQQQSDVLGKWYYAAERTSDNGDRLVDLCEHTGLIIASTFKENRRRHQLKWQGSTILTPEEQRKRKKRTLKLQLDYVLPRNIPQSDIRKSRAVLDVAFDSDHRPVFLSFKIRFHKRNRGVPLQKKN, encoded by the coding sequence atggcgaaagcttcccatgcattgcaaaaaggtgctgtcgtccagcacaccgccaaaacccataacctgaaaggtcaactgcctgaagggagcatggaacctttggcaacaaccattcgtttcgtcacgctgaactgtcgaacactatcgagtgaactccagcAAGCCGCTCTacccagacttctgcgatatctctgtgtgccttttgctgcactgcaggaaacacgcatgagggatcggcccgtcatcagcatcgaaaattacaccatatactgcggcgatgctgatgagaacaaagtaggtagctgcgcgatagctgtgaggaacgattacaacctggtggaggaatttggctcaacgtcgtctagatgcgcctttctacgactgcgggatcgcaggggacgtaaactctggatcgcaagtgctcacgcacctacggaaactgAGGACAACAAAAAGGatgccttctatgatgaattgaatgcgttgatgtctaaaataccaagccagcaggtggtcattgtcggaatcgacgcaaatgcgaagatgggactccaacagcaatccgatgtgctaggaaaatggtactacgcagcggagcgcacgtcggacaacggtgaccgtctggtcgacttgtgcgaacacacgggcctcatcatcgcttccacgtttaaggaGAATcgtcgacgccatcagctcaagTGGCAAGGATCAACcattttaacgcctgaagagcagcgcaagcgaaagaagaggactcttaaacttcagctcgactacgttctgccgaggaacattcctcagtcagatatccgaaaatctagagctgttttgGACGttgcgttcgactctgaccaccgtccagtttttctcagcttcaagatacggtttcacaaaagaaaccgaggagttcctcttcaaaaaaaaaattga